In Carassius gibelio isolate Cgi1373 ecotype wild population from Czech Republic chromosome B13, carGib1.2-hapl.c, whole genome shotgun sequence, one genomic interval encodes:
- the LOC127969735 gene encoding mitochondrial import receptor subunit TOM20 homolog translates to MMGSKPSTIAAGVCGAIFIGYCIYFDRKRRSDPNFRTRLRERRKKQRAAQNKSGLAELPDLKDAAAVQKFFLDEIQLGEELLAQGDYEKGVDHLTNAIAVCGQPQQLLQVLQQTLPPHVFQMLLTKLPTISQRIVSSPSLEEDDVE, encoded by the exons ATGATGGGCAGCAAACCGAGCACGATCGCTGCGGGGGTCTGCGGCGCTATCTTCATCGGGTACTGTATCTATTTCGACAGAAAACGACGCAGCGATCCGAACTTCAGAACCAGACTGCGTGAAC GGAGGAAGAAGCAGAGAGCTGCTCAGAATAAATCTGGACTCGCTGAA TTGCCAGATCTTAAAGATGCGGCAGCCGTGCAGAAGTTTTTCCTGGATGAGATTCAGCTGGGCGAGGAGCTGCTGGCGCAGG GAGACTATGAGAAGGGTGTTGATCACCTGACCAACGCCATCGCCGTCTGCGGCCAGCCACAGCAGCTCCTTCAGGTGCTCCAGCAGACTCTGCCTCCTCACGTCTTCCAGATGCTGCTCACCAAACTACCAACCATCAGTCAG CGGATAGTAAGTTCTCCGAGTCTGGAGGAAGATGACGTGGAGTGA